Proteins encoded together in one Ipomoea triloba cultivar NCNSP0323 chromosome 4, ASM357664v1 window:
- the LOC116015906 gene encoding RING-H2 finger protein ATL38-like, producing MEFQLELIAASAGTAACLVFLWLHRDDGRHDEDDPTAFIFSADDDNDGEKWPYCAVCLNNISGGERCRKLTECRHCFHVDCVDAWLQNHSTCPLCRTQVSGHVFRREYERGVLDFFVSWSEIILDKICNPLNQELSSILCEGMHGSRL from the coding sequence ATGGAATTCCAACTCGAGTTGATAGCCGCATCTGCCGGCACCGCCGCCTGTCTGGTTTTCTTGTGGCTCCACCGTGATGACGGCCGCCACGACGAGGACGACCCAACGGCGTTCATCTTCAGCGCCGACGATGACAATGATGGAGAAAAATGGCCTTACTGCGCGGTGTGTCTGAACAACATCTCCGGCGGCGAGAGGTGCCGGAAGTTGACGGAGTGCCGCCATTGTTTCCACGTCGACTGCGTCGATGCGTGGCTTCAGAACCACTCTACCTGCCCACTGTGCAGAACCCAAGTCTCCGGTCATGTTTTCCGGCGTGAATATGAACGTGGGGTGTTGGATTTCTTTGTTTCGTGGTCGGAGATCATCCTTGACAAGATTTGCAACCCTCTGAACCAAGAGCTTAGCTCAATATTGTGTGAGGGGATGCATGGTAGTCGGTTatga